The following coding sequences lie in one Phragmites australis chromosome 8, lpPhrAust1.1, whole genome shotgun sequence genomic window:
- the LOC133927832 gene encoding FCS-Like Zinc finger 3-like produces the protein MGMEARYVKVASRFFLVGKGNAGDGRDGDRHHFLHACFLCKRNITSNRHIFMYKGDAAFCSDDCRQDQMDMDAALKAAARRHRLLLRSTSSPASSTASPPVAMARRPTFAGHAPVVSG, from the exons ATGGGGATGGAGGCCAGGTACGTGAAGGTGGCGTCCCGGTTCTTCCTCGTCGGGAAGGGgaacgccggcgacggccgcgATGGTGATCGCCATCACTTCCTCCATGCCTGCTTCCTGTGCAAGAGAAACATCACCTCCAACCGCCACATCTTCATGTACAA GGGCGACGCCGCGTTCTGCAGCGACGACTGCAGGCAGGACCAGATGGACATGGACGCCGCGCTCAAGGCCGCggcgcgccgccaccgcctgctGCTGCGCAGCACGTCCTCGCCGGCGTCGTCGACCGCGAGCCCGCCGGTGGCGATGGCCCGGCGGCCGACCTTCGCTGGCCACGCCCCCGTCGTGTCCGGCTAG
- the LOC133926129 gene encoding chaperone protein dnaJ GFA2, mitochondrial-like, translated as MRLSGGARLALLLARRSLSSSSYSATAAAATAASHYPRAHRGIWTDVARAAQLRSSPFSSPSSAHRFFHGTRPVAARDYYDVLGVSKNASQAEIKKAYYALAKKLHPDTNKGDADAERKFQEVQRAYETLKDEQKRSLYDQVGPDQYEKAAAGGGGAGNPFEGGFGNPFEDIFSGGSGGGVNDFFKNIFRDREFGGRDVKVALEILFMEAVQGCTKTINFQTSVTCETCNGAGVPPGTKPETCLACRGSGFILMQTGIFRMQSTCTQCGGSGKTVKEFCKTCKGNKVVPGTKSVRLDILPGSDNDDTIKVARSGGADPSGCPGDLYVTVKVREDPVFRREKGDIHVDAVLNVTQAILGGTVQVPTLSGDVVLKVKPGSQPGQKVVLRGKGIKTRNSSYYGDQYVHFSVNIPANLTPRQRMLIEEFAKEEQGEDEKDAKAAGASG; from the exons ATGCGGCTCTCCGGCGGCGCACGCCTCGCGCTCCTACTCGCccgccgctccctctcctcctcctcctactccgccaccgccgccgccgccaccgccgcctcacACTACCCGCGCGCGCACAGAG GGATATGGACCGACGTGGCCCGCGCGGCGCAATTACGGAGTTCCCCCTTCTCATCGCCGAGCAGCGCCCACAGGTTCTTCCACG GGACCAGGCCCGTGGCGGCGAGGGACTACTATGATGTGCTCGGCGTCAGCAAGAACGCGAGCCAGGCAGAGATCAAGAAAGCGTATTATGCG CTTGCAAAAAAGCTTCATCCAGACACAAATAAAGGTGACGCTGATGCAGAACGAAAGTTTCAAGAGGTTCAGCGAGCTTATGAG ACTCTGAAGGATGAGCAAAAAAGATCACTCTATGATCAG GTTGGCCCGGATCAGTACGAGAAAGCTGctgctggtggaggtggagctggCAATCCGTTTGAGGGTGGTTTTGGAAATCCGTTTGAGGATATTTTCAGtggtggcagtggtggtggagtgaatGAC TTCTTTAAGAACATTTTCAGGGACAGAGAATTTGGAGGACGCGATGTTAAG GTTGCACTTGAAATATTGTTTATGGAAGCAGTTCAAGGATGCACCAAAACGATCAACTTTCAAACTTCTGTAACGTGTGAAACATGCA ATGGAGCTGGTGTGCCTCCTGGAACAAAACCTGAAACATGTCTAGCTTGCAGGGGTTCAGGATTT ATTCTCATGCAAACTGGTATCTTCAGGATGCAATCAACATGCACACAATGCGGCGGTTCTGGGAAAACTGTGAAG GAATTTTGCAAGACATGCAAAGGAAACAAAGTTGTGCCAGGAACGAAATCAGTTCGCCTCGATATACTGCCTG GTTCGGATAACGACGATACCATAAAGGTGGCTAGATCAGGTGGAGCAGATCCAAGTGGCTGTCCTGGTGATCTTTATGTTACTGTCAAG GTTCGTGAGGATCCTGTATTCCGAAGAGAGAAAGGTGATATTCATGTTGATGCTGTCCTGAATGTGACTCAG GCAATTTTGGGAGGGACAGTTCAAGTCCCAACTCTGAGCGGAGATGTTGTTCTAAAG GTCAAGCCTGGTAGTCAACCTGGTCAAAAAGTAGTTCTGAGAGGAAAAG GAATCAAGACAAGAAACTCATCGTACTATGGAGATCAATATGTCCATTTCAGTGTCAACATCCCTGC GAATTTGACACCGAGACAGCGGATGCTGATCGAGGAATTCGCAAAGGAAGAGCAAGGCGAAGACGAGAAGGATGCCAAGGCAGCTGGGGCATCAGGATAG
- the LOC133926131 gene encoding multiple organellar RNA editing factor 2, chloroplastic-like — translation MGLNPRHAALNSRSRPSHTCRIHSAAPLRCRRPLGFYRTTMAAAAAAAARRLLSRRASSFSVPTLLRRGPAAAAPEQQLLLRPAAAAAVAASRLGFPRWMARRPGGDGYSPMRSGGGGDRAPTEMAPLFPGCDYEHWLIVMDKPGGEGASKQQMIDCYIQTLAKVLGSEEEAKRKIYNVSCERYFGFGCEIDEETSNKLEGLPGVLFVLPDSYVDPEYKDYGAELFVNGEIVQRPPERQRRVEPVPQRAADRPRYNDRTRYARRRDNQR, via the exons ATGGGCCTAAACCCCCGTCATGCAGCTTTAAATTCGCGCTCCAGACCCTCCCACACTTGTCGCATCCATTCCGCCGCTCCactccgctgccgccgcccgcTAGGGTTTTACCGCACCACcatggccgctgccgccgccgccgccgcccggagGCTTCTCTCCCGCCGCGCCTCCTCGTTCTCGGTCCCCACGCTCCTCCGCCGTGGGCCGGCGGCGGCTGCCCCtgagcagcagctgctgctgcgcccggccgccgctgccgcggtGGCGGCCTCTCGCCTCGGCTTCCCGCGCTGGATGGCGCGGCGGCCGGGTGGGGACGGGTACTCCCCGATGCGGTCCGGCGGGGGTGGGGACCGCGCGCCGACGGAGATGGCGCCGCtgttcccgggctgcgactaCGAGCACTGGCTCATCGTGATGGACAAGCCCGGCGGGGAGGGCGCCAGCAAGCAGCAGATGATCGACTGCTACATCCAAACCCTTGCGAAGGTCCTCGGAAG CGAGGAGGAGGCGAAGAGGAAGATCTACAACGTCTCATGCGAGAGGTACTTCGGGTTCGGGTGCGAGATCGATGAGGAGACATCCAACAAACTCGAAG GGCTCCCTGGTGTTCTCTTTGTGCTCCCGGATTCGTATGTTGATCCTGAGTACAAGGACTATGGAG CTGAGCTCTTTGTTAATGGGGAGATTGTTCAGAGGCCTCCGGAGAGGCAAAGGAGGGTCGAGCCTGTGCCCCAGAGAGCAGCAGATAGGCCTAGGTACAATGACAGGACCCGCTACGCACGGAGGAGGGACAACCAACGGTGA
- the LOC133926130 gene encoding uncharacterized protein LOC133926130 has product MDACSPLVSIENVACSGTTKCCHRLGNKNFAIISNSPRKMLLRPALACCKLYISEARNAPALRAIERAAAGLRPAAVLVNAFADDAYNRVGYTLVSRLAGAGAGPPPLQRAAFGVVAAALEAVDLGSHAGAHPRLGVVDHVAFHPLAGAHLEDVAALARVVAADIGDKLRVPTYLYGAAHSQGRTLASIRRQLGYFTPNSPGDQWRGAPDASSLPVAPDAGPRTPSRSKGVVVVGATAWVDNYNVPVHTSDVGAAKRIARAVSERGGGLESVQAMGLAHAEGLTEVACNLLDPARVGADQVQERVQQLAAAQGLAVGKGYFTDFSQEKIVELYQQSAEAEATQL; this is encoded by the exons ATGGACGCTTGTTCTCCTCTCGTCTCCATAGAAAACGTAGCCTGCTCCGGCACCACCAAATGCTGTCATCGTCTCGGCAACAAAAATTTTGCCATCATCTCCAATTCCCCCAGAAAAATGTTGCTGAGGCCCGCGCTGGCGTGCTGCAAGCTCTACATCTCCGAGGCACGCAACGCGCCGGCCCTGCGGGCCATCgagcgcgcggcggcggggctCCGCCCGGCCGCGGTGCTCGTCAACGCGTTCGCCGACGACGCCTACAACAGGGTCGGATACACTCTCGTCTCGCGCCTCGCGGGCGCCGGTGCCGGCCCCCCTCCCCTGCAGCGCGCCGCGTTCGGCGTGGTCGCCGCCGCGCTCGAGGCCGTAGACCTGGGCTCCCACGCCGGCGCGCACCCGCGGCTCGGCGTCGTGGACCACGTCGCCTTCCACCCCTTGGCGGGGGCCCACCTCGAGGATGTCGCTGCGCTCGCCAGGGTGGTGGCGGCTGACATCGGAGACAAGCTTCGAG TGCCGACGTATCTGTACGGAGCAGCTCACAGCCAAGGGAGGACACTGGCCTCCATCAGGAGGCAGCTCGGGTACTTCACTCCCAACTCGCCAGGTGACCAATGGCGGGGCGCGCCGGACGCATCTTCCCTGCCCGTCGCCCCGGACGCAGGCCCCAGGACGCCGTCGAGGTCCAAGGGCGTGGTGGTCGTCGGCGCCACCGCCTGGGTGGACAACTACAACGTGCCCGTGCACACCTCCGACGTGGGTGCAGCAAAGCGGATCGCGCGGGCGGTcagcgagcgcggcggcgggctCGAGTCCGTGCAGGCGATGGGTCTCGCGCACGCCGAGGGCCTCACCGAGGTCGCCTGCAACCTGCTCGACCCGGCGAGGGTCGGCGCCGACCAGGTGCAGGAGAGGGTGCAGCAGCTCGCGGCCGCGCAGGGGCTCGCCGTCGGGAAGGGGTACTTCACCGACTTCTCACAGGAGAAGATCGTCGAGCTGTACCAGCAATCAGCTGAAGCTGAGGCCACCCAACTGTGA
- the LOC133926132 gene encoding succinate dehydrogenase subunit 8A, mitochondrial-like, with product MGLRAVGIARFSSRASCVCSADSLATRTCPALLSSFQPRQRRRAQESGKDAAKMIYRNWSLLSSTVVIWGSVATAGLAGIFLLGGKEKFNDYLCCEGERLRQQDRAARIRN from the exons ATGGGCCTGAGAGCGGTGGGGATTGCTCGTTTCTCTTCACGGGCCTCGTGCGTTTGTTCGGCAGATTCGCTCGCTACAAGGACCTGTCcggccctcctctcctccttccaaCCACGGCAGCGAAGGCGAGCACAGGAGTCGGGGAAGGACGCAGCGAAGATGATCTACCGCAACTGGTCGCTGCTCTCGTCGACGGTGGTCATCTGGGGCAGCGTCGCCACCGCGGGACTCGCCGGGATCTTCCTCCTCGGCGGCAAG GAGAAATTCAATGATTATCTTTGCTGTGAAGGCGAGAGGCTTAGGCAGCAGGACAGAGCCGCAAGGATCAGAAACTAG
- the LOC133926128 gene encoding protein ENHANCED DISEASE RESISTANCE 2-like isoform X2: protein MDLGGPFSFSDHDSGPEDEEQPRPTLLRRTTIGNGPPDSVHDWTKEPDIGLSNQNDTNQAYSRKNWRLLRCQNGLRIFEELVEVEYLARSCSRAMRAVGVVEATCEAIFGLVMSMDVTRYEWDCSFQYGSLVEEVDGHTAILYHRLQLNWCSMLVWPRDLCYVRYWRRNDDGSYVVLFRSTEHQNCGPQPGFVRAFIESGGFKISPLKCLNGRPRTQVQHLMQIDLKGWGVNYFPSFQYHSLLQMQNCVAGLREYFSQTDEIHIVPRIPVMDNMVNAVSVKKDKKLQDVDSKTKQADSGQADNKGLDMIDEESDEDDDYQLPEASLEEEPTKSDSDAKCSDPIDLSGFSGIIRQDANEKSRNCWTVPDSKIFKVRSKNFPHDKSKVPAGKYLMELVAIDWLKDTKRMDHVARRKGCAAQVAAEKGMFTFLVNIQIPGSSHYSLVLYFVTSSLKKGSLLQRFADGDDDFRNSRLKLIPSVPKGSWIVRQSVGSTPCLLGKAVDCSYLRGPEYLEVDVDIGSSAVANGVLGLVFGVVTTLVVDMAFLIQANTYDELPEQLLGAARLSHIEASTAVVPELDNTS from the exons ATGGATCTTGGAGGACCATTTTCGTTCTCTGATCATGACAGTGG ACCTGAAGATGAAGAACAGCCCCGGCCCACCTTGCTTCGCAGGACAACTATAGGGAATG GCCCTCCTGATTCAGTACATGACTGGACCAAAGAGCCTGATATTGGGCTGTCAAATCAGAATGACACCAATCAGGCTTACTCCAGAAAGAACTGGCGGCTACTTAGATGCCAGAATG GATTACGCATCTTTGAAGAACTTGTGGAGGTTGAATACCTT GCAAGAAGCTGTAGCCGAGCAATGAGGGCTGTCGGAGTTGTGGAAGCCACATGCGAAGCCATTTTTGGGCTTGTAATGAGTATGGATGTAACACGATATGA GTGGGATTGTAGCTTCCAATATGGGAGTTTAGTTGAAGAGGTTGATGGTCATACTGCAATACTATATCATCGACTGCAGCTGAACTGGTGTTCAAT GTTGGTCTGGCCCCGAGATCTTTGTTATGTACGATACTGGCGGCGCAACGATGATGGAAGCTATG TTGTGCTGTTTCGATCTACTGAACATCAGAACTGTGGCCCCCAACCAGGATTTGTGAGGGCTTTTATCGAAA GTGGAGGTTTCAAGATTTCTCCTCTCAAATGTCTCAACGGGAGACCGCGCACTCAAGTTCAACACCTTATGCAAATTGATCTTAAGGGATGGGGCGTGAACTACTTTCCATCATTCCAGTACCACTCTTTGTTGCAGATGCAGAACTGTGTTGCTG GATTGCGTGAATACTTTTCCCAAACGGATGAAATTCATATAGTTCCAAGGATTCCGGTGATGGATAATATGGTCAATGCGGTCTCAGTGAAAAAGGATAAGAAGCTTCAAGATGTTGACTCGAAGACCAAACAAGCAGATTCAGGACAAGCTGATAACAAGGGTTTAGATATGATAGATGAAGAgtcagatgaagatgatgattaTCAACTTCCTGAAGCTAGCTTGGAG GAAGAACCTACCAAATCTGACAGCGATGCTAAGTGCTCag ATCCAATAGATTTGTCTGGGTTTTCGGGCATTATTCGTCAGGATGCAAATGAGAAAAGTCGTAACTGTTGGACAGTACCTGATAGCAAGATCTTTAAAGTTCGTAGCAAGAACTTTCCACATGACAAATCCAAG GTACCAGCAGGGAAGTACCTTATGGAGCTTGTAGCGATTGACTGGCTTAAGGATACCAAGCGTATGGATCATGTTGCCAGGCGGAAAGGATGCGCAGCTCAG GTTGCTGCCGAGAAGGGGATGTTCACTTTTCTTGTAAACATACAA ATTCCTGGATCAAGCCATTACAGCTTGGTCCTCTATTTTGTCACAAGCTCCTTGAAGAAAGGATCACTATTGCAGCGTTTTgctgatggtgatgatgatttTCGAAACAGCAGATTGAAGCTTATCCCATCTGTTCCAAAG GGGTCTTGGATAGTGCGGCAAAGCGTTGGAAGCACCCCTTGCTTACTGGGGAAGGCTGTCGATTGCAGCTATTTGCGTGGTCCTGAGTACTTGGAA GTAGATGTAGATATTGGTTCATCAGCAGTTGCAAATGGAGTTCTAGGCTTGGTGTTTGGTGTTGTTACCACATTGGTAGTTGACATGGCTTTTCTTATACAG GCAAACACCTACGATGAGCTCCCGGAGCAACTTCTAGGAGCTGCGCGGCTATCACACATCGAAGCCTCCACAGCTGTAGTTCCTGAACTTGATAATACTTCCTGA
- the LOC133926133 gene encoding uncharacterized protein LOC133926133, whose amino-acid sequence MGHLHLNINQASFCPQKLESYIGNLTSYYTDKSNEPTMVSASVIMFVLTGLFFILNLFSSFSDVSAILNPKVRLFLSSALSLFLPVMSYLFSEAKNAGYSTASARTADLSLMAGLILAWMLLVELLRKKVDEIRMRGYSSTIQRAGRVAWLGSLVFFNIKSAGRKAVFSILWILCATKVVQRIAFTEVGKRSYAHGKNASVLTSYMAQMLEHGEHRQERRLGSANDVLKRCKYIVMGEKELVKEATADGYELNEITPDDSIITVGKVWELAETDQRLKRLCLSFALFKLLRRRFEHLPAMTDEEAHDCRNLILNGLYNNNGQTKEAEAVFQVMNDEVNFLSEYYHSVIPVVFASPFFLLTNYFLLPIVVTVLCFMSIILCGNGDVSYAFGSLSADNYTLRSGVAKIAICLLARAAQSPPAFFSIVDLSTTVFLFIIFFYEEIWEFLVFLLSNWFMVSLLCNYTAKPHWRESPTVSGAFRRLLCIRNKMSHASLNLKQFSVLNLRWPLNLPLFGILSLAVEAKTVPDSVKESIMECLVEHDRHSTPLTNGRSVLDKHHLSQQLSWACMGDSVAEVILTWHIATSILEVKRPPQSKEEAWGRTATRLSKYCAYLMAFHPELLPDNQEKAERVFEDMKKELKRVIGCQAYYFSSQRARVEKIMQSAPGVNENTTETATGQGDQSRVVLNGAKLGRSLMAEANKWKVLADVWTELIIFVAPSNEEDRVKGHEDVLVQGGEFVTVVWALTTHIGVSRPPPTKASRTTGAQPEA is encoded by the coding sequence ATGGGTCACCTTCACCTCAACATTAACCAGGCAAGCTTCTGCCCACAAAAACTTGAGTCGTACATTGGCAACCTGACATCATACTACACCGACAAGAGCAATGAGCCCACCATGGTGTCCGCCTCCGTCATCATGTTCGTCCTCACCGgcctcttcttcatcctcaaccTCTTCAGCAGCTTTTCTGACGTCAGCGCCATCCTCAACCCCAAAGTccgcctcttcctctcctcggcgctctccctcttcctccccgTCATGTCCTACCTCTTCTCCGAGGCCAAGAACGCGGGGTACTCCACCGCGAGCGCTCGCACGGCTGACCTGTCGCTTATGGCCGGGCTGATCCTGGCATGGATGCTTCTGGTGGAGCTCCTCCGCAAGAAGGTGGACGAGATCCGCATGCGCGGGTACTCGAGCACCATCCAGCGCGCCGGCCGCGTCGCTTGGCTGGGAAGCCTTGTCTTCTTCAACATCAAGAGCGCTGGTAGGAAGGCGGTGTTCAGCATCCTTTGGATCCTTTGTGCCACCAAAGTGGTGCAGAGAATCGCCTTCACCGAGGTCGGGAAGCGTTCGTACGCCCATGGCAAGAACGCCTCGGTGCTCACCTCCTACATGGCTCAAATGCTAGAACATGGTGAGCATCGTCAAGAGCGTCGTCTGGGTAGTGCTAACGATGTGCTGAAGAGGTGCAAGTACATTGTCATGGGAGAAAAGGAATTGGTGAAGGAGGCTACTGCAGATGGCTACGAGTTGAATGAGATCACCCCTGATGATAGCATCATCACTGTTGGTAAAGTCTGGGAGCTTGCCGAGACAGATCAACGCCTCAAGAGGCTCTGCCTCTCATTTGCTCTCTTCAAGTTGCTGCGTCGAAGGTTTGAGCATCTGCCGGCGATGACGGATGAAGAAGCCCACGACTGCCGGAACCTCATCTTGAATGGCTTGTACAACAATAATGGCCAAACCAAGGAGGCGGAGGcagtgttccaagtgatgaatGATGAGGTCAACTTCCTTAGTGAGTATTATCACTCTGTCATCCCTGTCGTCTTTGCGAGCCCCTTCTTCCTCTTAACAAACTACTTTCTTCTCCCCATAGTCGTAACCGTCTTGTGCTTCATGTCCATTATTCTGTGTGGCAACGGAGATGTTAGCTATGCATTCGGTAGCCTCAGTGCAGACAACTACACCTTGCGGTCTGGAGTAGCAAAAATAGCCATATGCCTTCTAGCCAGAGCCGCCCAATCTCCCCCGGCCTTCTTTTCCATAGTAGACCTTTCTACTACTGTTTTCttattcatcatcttcttctacgAGGAAATATGGGAATTCCTTGTTTTCCTACTCTCCAATTGGTTCATGGTATCATTGCTATGTAACTACACGGCCAAACCTCACTGGCGTGAGAGCCCCACCGTTAGTGGAGCCTTCCGTCGTCTCCTGTGCATACGGAACAAGATGAGCCATGCCAGCCTTAACCTAAAGCAGTTCTCTGTGTTGAACCTCCGTTGGCCACTCAACCTGCCATTGTTTGGCATACTCTCCTTGGCGGTAGAAGCAAAGACGGTACCGGACAGTGTGAAGGAATCCATCATGGAATGCCTGGTGGAACATGACCGCCATTCAACGCCTCTTACCAATGGCAGGTCCGTATTGGACAAGCACCACCTCTCTCAGCAGCTCTCGTGGGCATGCATGGGCGATAGTGTTGCCGAGGTCATCCTCACGTGGCACATCGCCACCAGCATCTTGGAGGTGAAGCGACCTCCTCAGAGTAAGGAGGAAGCCTGGGGCAGAACGGCGACTAGGCTGTCCAAGTACTGTGCTTACTTGATGGCCTTCCACCCGGAGCTACTGCCTGACAACCAGGAAAAGGCGGAGCGCGTCTTCGAGGACATGAAGAAGGAGTTGAAGCGCGTGATCGGGTGTCAGGCGTACTACTTCTCATCGCAGCGCGCACGGGTGGAGAAGATCATGCAAAGCGCACCGGGTGTGAATGAGAATACCACGGAAACTGCTACAGGCCAGGGTGATCAAAGCAGAGTTGTACTCAATGGTGCGAAGCTAGGAAGGTCGCTAATGGCCGAAGCTAACAAGTGGAAGGTATTAGCGGATGTGTGGACGGAGCTCATCATCTTTGTGGCGCCGTCGAACGAGGAGGACCGTGTGAAGGGGCATGAGGATGTCCTGGTGCAAGGAGGCGAGTTCGTCACCGTGGTTTGGGCGCTGACCACCCACATCGGCGTATCTAGGCCGCCGCCGACCAAGGCATCGAGGACGACCGGTGCCCAGCCGGAAGCTTGA
- the LOC133927831 gene encoding uncharacterized protein LOC133927831, translating to MGACATKPKTLEGKAPQEAPISTPKVAPETTIPTEVAANQVVEKVVEEAKEEPAAVAIAELPANVELEQKAEVTDPEAIVEPKHKEEDVVEKIVEEEKPSALVEEKFATKMVEEPKEVEKDAEEEEEKEKPTQS from the exons ATGGGTGCCTGCGCAACTAAGCCCAAGACGCTTGAGGGGAAGGCCCCCCAGGAGGCCCCCATCTCCACACCCAAGGTTGCACCCGAGACCACCATCCCCACCGAG GTTGCGGCTAATCAGGTTGTTgagaaggtggtggaggaggccaaggaggagccggcggcggtggcaatAGCAGAGTTGCCTGCTAACGTCGAGCTTGAGCAGAAGGCTGAGGTGACTGATCCGGAGGCGATCGTCGAGCCCAAGCACAAGGAGGAGGACGTCGTGGAGAAGATCGTCGAGGAGGAGAAGCCCTCAGCCCTTGTCGAGGAGAAGTTCGCCACCAAGATGGTGGAGGAGCCCAAGGAGGTGGAGAAGgatgccgaggaggaggaggagaaggagaagccgACGCAGAGCTGA
- the LOC133926128 gene encoding protein ENHANCED DISEASE RESISTANCE 2-like isoform X1, whose product MLNSSASRREAARSGELPRPSAAAAMARSGELPKGAAAPVRHEGWMVRYGRRKIGRSFFHTRYFILDNKLLAYYKKEPKDNMMPLKSILIDGNCRVEDRGLKTHHGQMIYVLCIYNKKQKETQITMGANDIEDALAWKRKIELLIDQQQDTTTAKNRKAFASLDFDMDLGGPFSFSDHDSGPEDEEQPRPTLLRRTTIGNGPPDSVHDWTKEPDIGLSNQNDTNQAYSRKNWRLLRCQNGLRIFEELVEVEYLARSCSRAMRAVGVVEATCEAIFGLVMSMDVTRYEWDCSFQYGSLVEEVDGHTAILYHRLQLNWCSMLVWPRDLCYVRYWRRNDDGSYVVLFRSTEHQNCGPQPGFVRAFIESGGFKISPLKCLNGRPRTQVQHLMQIDLKGWGVNYFPSFQYHSLLQMQNCVAGLREYFSQTDEIHIVPRIPVMDNMVNAVSVKKDKKLQDVDSKTKQADSGQADNKGLDMIDEESDEDDDYQLPEASLEEEPTKSDSDAKCSDPIDLSGFSGIIRQDANEKSRNCWTVPDSKIFKVRSKNFPHDKSKVPAGKYLMELVAIDWLKDTKRMDHVARRKGCAAQVAAEKGMFTFLVNIQIPGSSHYSLVLYFVTSSLKKGSLLQRFADGDDDFRNSRLKLIPSVPKGSWIVRQSVGSTPCLLGKAVDCSYLRGPEYLEVDVDIGSSAVANGVLGLVFGVVTTLVVDMAFLIQANTYDELPEQLLGAARLSHIEASTAVVPELDNTS is encoded by the exons ATGCTGAACTCGTCGGCGTCGAGGCGGGAGGCCGCGAGGAGCGGCGAGCTCCCGCGaccctcggcggcggcggcgatggcgcggAGCGGGGAGCTGCCGAAGGGCGCCGCGGCGCCGGTACGACACGAGGGGTGGATGGTGCGGTACGGGCGGAGGAAGATCGGGAGGTCGTTCTTCCATACGCGCTACTTCATCCTCGACAACAAGCTGCTCGCCTACTACAAGAAGGAGCCCAAGGACAACATG ATGCCACTCAAGTCAATTCTTATTGATGGAAATTGCAGAGTTGAGGATAGAGGGCTTAAAACACATCATGGGCAA ATGATCTATGTGCTATGCATTTACAACAAGAAACAAAAGGAGACTCAAATCACG ATGGGTGCAAATGATATTGAGGATGCCCTGGCCTGGAAAAGGAAGATAGAGCTTCTCATTGATCAG CAACAAGATACTACGACAGCTAAAAACCGTAAAGCTTTCGCTTCATTGGACTTTGACATGGATCTTGGAGGACCATTTTCGTTCTCTGATCATGACAGTGG ACCTGAAGATGAAGAACAGCCCCGGCCCACCTTGCTTCGCAGGACAACTATAGGGAATG GCCCTCCTGATTCAGTACATGACTGGACCAAAGAGCCTGATATTGGGCTGTCAAATCAGAATGACACCAATCAGGCTTACTCCAGAAAGAACTGGCGGCTACTTAGATGCCAGAATG GATTACGCATCTTTGAAGAACTTGTGGAGGTTGAATACCTT GCAAGAAGCTGTAGCCGAGCAATGAGGGCTGTCGGAGTTGTGGAAGCCACATGCGAAGCCATTTTTGGGCTTGTAATGAGTATGGATGTAACACGATATGA GTGGGATTGTAGCTTCCAATATGGGAGTTTAGTTGAAGAGGTTGATGGTCATACTGCAATACTATATCATCGACTGCAGCTGAACTGGTGTTCAAT GTTGGTCTGGCCCCGAGATCTTTGTTATGTACGATACTGGCGGCGCAACGATGATGGAAGCTATG TTGTGCTGTTTCGATCTACTGAACATCAGAACTGTGGCCCCCAACCAGGATTTGTGAGGGCTTTTATCGAAA GTGGAGGTTTCAAGATTTCTCCTCTCAAATGTCTCAACGGGAGACCGCGCACTCAAGTTCAACACCTTATGCAAATTGATCTTAAGGGATGGGGCGTGAACTACTTTCCATCATTCCAGTACCACTCTTTGTTGCAGATGCAGAACTGTGTTGCTG GATTGCGTGAATACTTTTCCCAAACGGATGAAATTCATATAGTTCCAAGGATTCCGGTGATGGATAATATGGTCAATGCGGTCTCAGTGAAAAAGGATAAGAAGCTTCAAGATGTTGACTCGAAGACCAAACAAGCAGATTCAGGACAAGCTGATAACAAGGGTTTAGATATGATAGATGAAGAgtcagatgaagatgatgattaTCAACTTCCTGAAGCTAGCTTGGAG GAAGAACCTACCAAATCTGACAGCGATGCTAAGTGCTCag ATCCAATAGATTTGTCTGGGTTTTCGGGCATTATTCGTCAGGATGCAAATGAGAAAAGTCGTAACTGTTGGACAGTACCTGATAGCAAGATCTTTAAAGTTCGTAGCAAGAACTTTCCACATGACAAATCCAAG GTACCAGCAGGGAAGTACCTTATGGAGCTTGTAGCGATTGACTGGCTTAAGGATACCAAGCGTATGGATCATGTTGCCAGGCGGAAAGGATGCGCAGCTCAG GTTGCTGCCGAGAAGGGGATGTTCACTTTTCTTGTAAACATACAA ATTCCTGGATCAAGCCATTACAGCTTGGTCCTCTATTTTGTCACAAGCTCCTTGAAGAAAGGATCACTATTGCAGCGTTTTgctgatggtgatgatgatttTCGAAACAGCAGATTGAAGCTTATCCCATCTGTTCCAAAG GGGTCTTGGATAGTGCGGCAAAGCGTTGGAAGCACCCCTTGCTTACTGGGGAAGGCTGTCGATTGCAGCTATTTGCGTGGTCCTGAGTACTTGGAA GTAGATGTAGATATTGGTTCATCAGCAGTTGCAAATGGAGTTCTAGGCTTGGTGTTTGGTGTTGTTACCACATTGGTAGTTGACATGGCTTTTCTTATACAG GCAAACACCTACGATGAGCTCCCGGAGCAACTTCTAGGAGCTGCGCGGCTATCACACATCGAAGCCTCCACAGCTGTAGTTCCTGAACTTGATAATACTTCCTGA